The following proteins come from a genomic window of Ammospiza nelsoni isolate bAmmNel1 chromosome 6, bAmmNel1.pri, whole genome shotgun sequence:
- the PTPMT1 gene encoding phosphatidylglycerophosphatase and protein-tyrosine phosphatase 1 → MGLVEALGAGAARLLFYPSLLYTVARARLPGSRRPWFHRIDEVVLLGALPLRGRIRGLVAEENVRGVVTLTEDYETRFLCFSPQEWEAMGVEQLRLSTVDLTGVPTLENLHKGVEFILRHRACGNSVYVHCKAGRSRSATMVAAYLIQLHHWSPQEAIEAIAKIRPHILIRHKQVQVLEKFHRNMISGTTA, encoded by the exons ATGGGGCTGGTGGAGGCGCTGGGCGCCGGCGCGGCGCGGCTTCTCTTCTACCCGTCGCTGCTGTACACGGTGGCGCGGGCGCGGCTGCCCGGGTCCCGCCGGCCCTGGTTCCACCGCATCGACGAGGTCGTACTGCTCGGGGCGCTGCCGCTGCGGGGGCGCATCCGCGGG CTGGTGGCGGAGGAGAACGTGCGCGGCGTGGTCACCCTCACCGAGGACTACGAGACCCGGTTCCTCTGTTTTTCTCCCCAG GAATGGGAGGCAATGGGAGTGGAGCAACTGCGTCTTAGCACTGTGGATCTAACTGGAGTCCCCACCTTGGAAAACCTGCACAAGGGCGTGGAGTTCATCCTGAGACACCGGGCCTGTGGTAACAGTGTCTATGTGCACTGCAAGGCAGGACGCTCCCGCAGTGCCACCATGGTGGCAGCATACTTAATTCAG CTGCATCACTGGAGCCCTCAGGAAGCAATAGAGGCCATTGCCAAGATTCGTCCCCACATCCTCATTCGACACAAGCAAGTCCAGGTCCTGGAGAAATTTCACAGGAATATGATCAGTGGGACAACTGCATAG